Below is a genomic region from Billgrantia tianxiuensis.
TCGAGGTCGCTCGCGAGCTGAGCCCCAGTCTTGCCGATGCCTTCGAGCGAGGAGGGCCGGTAACGCTCCAGGCCGACGACAGCCAACCGCTGGCCGAGCGCCTGTGTCGGTCGATCGCGGGGCAGCAGCTGTCGGTGAAGGCGGCACGCTCAATCTGGACGCGGGTCGTCGATGCGGCCGGCGAGACGCCGCTGATGGAGTTTTTCGTCGAGCCGAACCAGGAGGTGCTGCGTGGCTGCGGCCTGTCGGGAGCCAAGTTGCGGGCGCTGTGCCTGATTGCCGAAGAGGCCCGGGCCGGGCGGCTCGAAGCCGCCGAACTGCGACGGTTGGATCATGCCCAGCGCTCGCAGCGGCTGACCGCGCTATGGGGCGTGGGTCAGTGGACCGCCGACATGATCTCCATCTTCTACTTCGGCGAGCCGGATGTCTGGCCGGAAGGCGACGTGGCGGCACGCAAGACTCTTGAGCGTCTCACCAGCCCTCGGCGCAAGACGCTGCGTACCGCAACGCGCTTCGCCCCTCATCGCTCTTATCTGGCGCTCTACCTGTGGCGGCATGTCGATGCGCCGCCCGTCTAGGGCAGGTCAGTCGTCGACGATGCTGTAGGAGTGGGTGACTTCGACGCCGCCCTTGGCCAGCATGATCGAGGCGCTGCAGTACTTCTCCGCGGAGAGTTCCACTGCGCGCTTGACCTGATTCTCCTTGAGATTGTGCCCGCTGACAGTGAAGTGCACGTGGATCTTGGTGAAGACGGCGGGCACCGTGTCGGCACGCTCGGCCTCGATGCTGGCCACGCAATCGGTCACGCCAGCGCGAGCTTTCTCGAGGATCTCCAACACGTCGAAAGAGGTGCAGGCGCCCATGCCCATCAACAGCATCTCCATGGGTCGCGGGCCGGTATTGCGGCCGCCGTGGTCGGGCGGGCCGTCGATCACCACGCTGTGGCCACTGCCCGATTCGGCGACGAACTGGCGACCATCAGTCCACTTGATGCTGGCTTTCACGAGCTGAACTCCTTCCTATTGGTTAGATGCGCTGATCCACGACGGCCACTTCCCGCTCTCTACAACCCCAGGCGACGAACTGGCGGCCATCGGTCCATTTGACGCTGGCTTTCATGAGCAAGGCTTCCTTATCGAGACGTTCGAGAGGGGCCAGCATACCATTACCGTGGCCACAGCTCAGCCCCGTTGCCGAGCCAGTTCCCGGTCCAGCTCTGCCAGCCGCTCGGGTGTGCCGACGTCGACCCAGCCTCCGCGGTAATGCGTCCCGCCGACACGTCCGGCGGTCATCGCTTCGCGCAACAGCGGGGCCAGGGGAAACTCCCCGGACGGCTGGTCGGCGACCAGGGCCGGGTCGATCAGGCTGAGTCCGGCGAAGGTCAGGCGGGGCATGCCCGTCGCCTGTACCCGGCCCGTGGCGGCGAGATGAAAATCCCCCTCGGGGTGGTGAGTGGGGTTATCGACCAGCACCAGGTGGGCCAGGTCGCCACCCAGCGGCGGCAGGGTGCGAGGATCGAGTTCGCACCAGACATCGCCGTTGACCAGCAGGAAAGGAGCTTCGCCCAGTAGCGACAGCGCCTGGCGGATGCCTCCGCCGGTCTCCAGCGGGCTCGCCTCACGGCTCCAGGCGATGTCGACGCCGTGGGCATTGCCGTCACCCAGTGCCTCGATGATCTGTTCGGCGCGGTAGCTGACGTTGATCACCACCTCGCGAATACCGGACGCTGCCAGCCGCTCCAGGTGGTGCACGATCAGCGGCTTGCCCGCCACCGGCAGCAGCGGCTTGGGACAGTGGTCGGTCAGCGGCCGCATGCGCTTGCCGAGGCCGGCGGCTAGGATCATGGCCTTCATGTCGTCTCCGGATCGGCGCGGTCTGCCAGGCGTTGCTCCAAGGCGGGGCGAAAGGTGTCGGTGAGCCAGTCGCTGAAGGCGGCATGCTCCGGCAGTGCCACGAGGCTTGCTTCGAGATGGGCGAGGAAATGCGGCAGGCGTTCGAGATAGCCCCTGCGGCCGTCGCGCAGGGTCAGGCGGCAGAAGATGCCGAGTACCTTGAGTGAGCGCTGTGCGGCCATGGCCTGGACCTGACGATGAAACGTCGCGCTGTCGGTCGCGCTGGCGAGGCGGCCGTCGGCGATTGCCCGCTGGCGAAAGGCCTCGACCCAACCGGCGAAGCGCTCGGCGGAAAAACGGCAGTAGCGTCCGCGCAGCAGCGAGATCAGGTCGTAGCTGATGGGGCCGGCCACGGCATCCTGGAAGTCGATCAGGAACAGGCGCTCGTCGTACACCATCAGGTTCATGGCGTCGTAATCCCGGTGCACCGCAACCACCGGCTGGGCCAGGGCGGATTCGATCAGGGCCTCGCGCAACCCGGTCCAGCCGGGCGGCAGGGCGGTTTCGCCCAGCCACTGCGACAGGCACCAGTCGGGAAACAAGTCGAGTTCGCGGCCAAGCAGGGTGGCATCGTAGGCCGGCAGGGTGTCGGGAGCGGCGCGGTTCTGCAATTCGTGGATCAGATCCATGGCGCGCTCGTGCCAGGCCAAGGTGTCGGCGTGCGCGTCACCGGCGAAGCGCTCCTGAAGCGGGGTATCGCCCAGGTCGTCGAGCTCGAGAAATCCCGCCTCCAGGTCCACCGCATGCAGGGCCGGTAACGGCAGCCCGCCGGCTCGCCAGCGACGAGCGATCTCGACGAATGGACGGCTGTCTTCCTGGGTGGGAGGAGCATCCATCAACATGCGTGAGCTGCCGTCGGGCAGGCGCAGGCGAAAGTAGCGGCGAAAGCTGGCATCGCCTGCGGCCAGGCGCAGGTCGAGCGTTGCGGCCGGCAGGTGGTGCCGGTTCGCCACCCACTGGCGCAGGGCTTCGAATCGCGTCGCGGTATCGACCGAGGTCATGCTGGCTCCTTGTTGTGCCGGACGGTGCCGGTTGACGCCTGTGGGGCACCGCCGCATGCTGAGCGGTCAGTCGCATACGACAGGCTGGGTGCGGTCTGTATAATACCGATTCTCTTCGCCAAGGACATCGAGGGACCATGGGCAAGCGACACGCAGGAACGGCATTGGCCGGGCTGATCACGTCAGGTCTGGCGCTTGGCACGCCGCAGGCGATGGCGCTCGATCCATTGCCGGCCTGGCAGCTCGATTGGCATCCCTGGAGCGACGACCGGCCCGCCGAGGCACTGTGCCGCGGCACCTACATCATGCCGGCCTATCGGTTGCCCGCCACCGATGAGCCCGGTCAGGTTCGTTCCGAGTCCGATAGCGCCTATTACGGCGATGAGGGCGAGACCATTCTCGGTGGCGAAGTGATCCTGCGGCGTGGCGACACCCAGCTCGAGTCGCCGCGGGTGAATGTGCCCGCCGCGCGTGATCGAGCCCACGCCGAGGGGCCACTGGCTCTGCGCGACCTCAACCTGCTGGTACGCGGCGAGGCCGGCGAGGTCTCACTGAACAGCGATGCCGCCAGCATCGACTCGGCTCACTTCGTGGTCCATGACCAGCATCTGCGCGGCGATGCGATGCAGCTCGAACGGCTGGAGGATGGGCGCTTCCGGCTCACCTCGGCGAGCTTCACCACCTGCGACCCGGGCAGCAACCTGTGGCAGCTGGTCACCGGCGACCTGGTACTGGATCGCGAGAGCGGTTTCGGCACCGCGCGCCACGCCCGTCTCGAGATGGGCAATGTCCCGGTGTTCTACTGGCCCTGGGTACGCTTCCCCATCGACGATCGTCGTCACACCGGCTTCCTGTGGCCGGAGTTGGGATTCTCGGGTGGCGCCCTGGACTATGCCCAGCCGTTCTACTGGAACATCGCGCCCAATCACGATGCCACCATCGTGCCGCGCTGGATCCAGGATCGCGGCCTGTTGCTTGGCGGCGAGTACCGCTACCTTTATCCCAGCGATGCCGGCCAGATCGAAGGGGCCTACATATCCAGCGACGGCGGGGGCTCCAACGAGAATCCCAACGATCCCTCGCGGCGCTACGAGGGCGAGGACCGCTGGTACGTCGATTACCGCCATACTGGGCGTTTCGATACGCGGACAAGCTATAACCTGCGCTACGGTGCCGCCAGCGACGGTCGCTATTTCGACGATTTCGGCAGCCCCTTCGGCGACGATCCCAACAACATGCAGCGCCTGGCCCGGATCAACTATCGCGGCGACCTGTGGAACCTCGATGCACGCGCCCAGGGTTTCCAGCGACTGGACGACCCCCTGCAAGATCGCAAGAAGCCCTTCTACCGCCTGCCCAGCCTGACGGCTACGGCGCGCTGGTCGCAGCCGGGCGGGTGGTATCAGCAGTGGCGTTCCAATGCGACCTATTTCTGGCGCGACGTCGATCGCAATCGAGTGCCCCTGCGCGAAGCGGCCGTCGGTACCCGACTGCACCTTTCTCCCGCCACCGGCTGGCGTTTCGACGAAACCTGGGGCATCTGGAGCCCCGCGTGGAGTGGCTATACACCGCCTACGATCTCGATTACGGTGAGCGCGTCACCGAGCGCGACACCTCCCTGCAGCGTGCGGTACCGGTGAGTTCCATCGATGGCGGCCTGGTATTCGAGCGCGAGCTGGAGCTCGGCGGGCGTGAATATCGCCAGACGCTCGAGCCACGGTTCAACTACGCCTACGTGCCGACGCGGGACCAGAGCGAGTTCCCCGACTTCGACAGCGACGAGCGCGCTTTCTCCTGGAACCAGCTGTGGTCGCCCTATCGTTTCTCGGGCTCCGACCGCATTGGCGATCTCAACCGCCTCTCGCTGGGTGTCAGCAGCCGTTTCCTCGAGGATGCCAGCGGCCGTGAGCGCTTCACGCTGGGCGTGGGGCAGGCGCTCTATTTCGACGACCGCAACATCGACATGGCCGGCGATCCCGATACGCTGCCTCCGCCCCGGGCCGACGGTGGCGAACGGCTCTACCAGGCCACCCGCGATCGTTCGCCGCTGGTCACGCGGCTCGACTGGCATATCGACGAACGCTGGAGCACACGCTACGAATGGCTCTACGACGACCATCGCAGCCGCACCGAGCGGAGCAGTGTAGGCGTGGCCTATCGCGATCCGCGTGGGCACGTATTGAACCTTGCCTATCGCTGGCAACTCGAAGGGTTCGACCCTTCGGGGGAAGACGAGGACCGCCTGGGGTATGATCGCGAGGAGTACGAACTCTCCTTCGCCTACAAGATGAACCCAAGGATAGACCTCATCGGACGCTTCCTGTACGACCACACCAACCGTCGCAGCCTGGAACAGCTGGCCGGTGTGCAGTGGAACGACTGCTGTTATGGTCTGCAGGTGGTGTGGCGCGAGTGGGTCAACGACAATGACACCGCCAATACCATTGCGGACGATTTCAA
It encodes:
- a CDS encoding aminoglycoside phosphotransferase family protein, whose protein sequence is MTSVDTATRFEALRQWVANRHHLPAATLDLRLAAGDASFRRYFRLRLPDGSSRMLMDAPPTQEDSRPFVEIARRWRAGGLPLPALHAVDLEAGFLELDDLGDTPLQERFAGDAHADTLAWHERAMDLIHELQNRAAPDTLPAYDATLLGRELDLFPDWCLSQWLGETALPPGWTGLREALIESALAQPVVAVHRDYDAMNLMVYDERLFLIDFQDAVAGPISYDLISLLRGRYCRFSAERFAGWVEAFRQRAIADGRLASATDSATFHRQVQAMAAQRSLKVLGIFCRLTLRDGRRGYLERLPHFLAHLEASLVALPEHAAFSDWLTDTFRPALEQRLADRADPETT
- a CDS encoding DNA-3-methyladenine glycosylase family protein, which codes for MSEEIHLRFVEVARELSPSLADAFERGGPVTLQADDSQPLAERLCRSIAGQQLSVKAARSIWTRVVDAAGETPLMEFFVEPNQEVLRGCGLSGAKLRALCLIAEEARAGRLEAAELRRLDHAQRSQRLTALWGVGQWTADMISIFYFGEPDVWPEGDVAARKTLERLTSPRRKTLRTATRFAPHRSYLALYLWRHVDAPPV
- a CDS encoding OsmC family protein, which produces MKASIKWTDGRQFVAESGSGHSVVIDGPPDHGGRNTGPRPMEMLLMGMGACTSFDVLEILEKARAGVTDCVASIEAERADTVPAVFTKIHVHFTVSGHNLKENQVKRAVELSAEKYCSASIMLAKGGVEVTHSYSIVDD
- the murU gene encoding N-acetylmuramate alpha-1-phosphate uridylyltransferase MurU, yielding MKAMILAAGLGKRMRPLTDHCPKPLLPVAGKPLIVHHLERLAASGIREVVINVSYRAEQIIEALGDGNAHGVDIAWSREASPLETGGGIRQALSLLGEAPFLLVNGDVWCELDPRTLPPLGGDLAHLVLVDNPTHHPEGDFHLAATGRVQATGMPRLTFAGLSLIDPALVADQPSGEFPLAPLLREAMTAGRVGGTHYRGGWVDVGTPERLAELDRELARQRG